Proteins from one Fragaria vesca subsp. vesca linkage group LG6, FraVesHawaii_1.0, whole genome shotgun sequence genomic window:
- the LOC101301604 gene encoding polyvinylalcohol dehydrogenase-like, translated as MAPSSGFNIWPSAEKYKPSTLDWPNHGGDLYNRRYANTEKKISPATVSNLSVKWKFSVGGDITVTPAIADGILYFPSWNGYLYAVKQSDGSLVWKKNVQELTGFNNTGFILNVNSTVTRSTPTIAGDLLICGIYGPAFVIAVKRSNGKLVWSTRVDNHTRAFVTMSGTYYKGGYYVGTSSLEEGLTIDLCCTFRGSFLKLDVRTGAILWQTYMLPDNFGKFGEYAGAAIWGSSPSIDVKRNLVYIATSNLYSAPSHIIECQERENNQTIPSQPDACIEPDNHSESIVALDLDTGKIKWYKQLGGYDLWFGACHRHLDPRCPPGPSPDADFGEAPMMITTKINGTKKDIVVAVQKSGFAWALDRDTGSIVWSTEAGPGGLGGGAMWGAATDEKRVYTNIANSQHKNFTLKPSQNTTIAGGWVAMEARSGNILWSTANANDATSPAAVTVANGVVFGGSTYKEGPIYAMNAKTGKILWSYDTGATVYGGISVSNGCIYLGNGYKVFNGFVNPNYTAGTSFYAFCV; from the exons ATGGCACCAAGCTCAGGTTTCAATATT TGGCCTTCTGCAGAGAAATACAAGCCTAGTACTCTAGATTGGCCAAACCATGGAGGCGACTTGTATAACAGAAGATATGCTAACACGGAGAAGAAGATAAGCCCTGCAACAGTTTCCAATCTCAGTGTGAAGTGGAAATTCTCTGTGGGAGGTGACATAACTGTAACACCAGCCATTGCTGATGGCATTCTCTACTTCCCAAGCTGGAATGGATATCTTTACGCTGTTAAACAATCTGATGGATCTCTCGTCTGGAAGAAGAATGTGCAAGAGTTGACAGGCTTCAATAACACTGGTTTCATTCTCAATGTCAACTCCACAGTGACAAGATCAACCCCAACAATCGCCGGTGACCTGCTCATTTGTGGAATCTATGGTCCTGCTTTCGTCATTGCTGTTAAAAGGTCCAATGGGAAGCTCGTCTGGTCTACCAGGGTTGATAACCATACCAGAGCCTTTGTCACCATGTCTGGAACCTATTACAAAGG GGGATATTATGTTGGAACATCGTCGCTAGAAGAAGGCCTGACAATCGATCTGTGCTGCACATTTCGTGGGAGCTTTCTTAAATTAGATGTCAGAACAGGAGCAATCTTGTGGCAGACCTACATGCTACCAGACAACTTTGGCAAGTTTGGGGAGTATGCTGGTGCAGCAATCTGGGGAAGTAGTCCTTCTATTGATGTGAAGCGTAACCTTGTCTACATTGCCACTTCCAACCTGTATTCAGCTCCTTCGCATATAATTGAATGCCAGGAGAGGGAAAACAATCAAACCATACCTTCACAGCCAGATGCCTGCATTGAGCCTGACAACCACTCCGAGTCTATTGTAGCTCTTGATTTAGACACTGGCAAAATCAAATGGTACAAGCAGCTAGGAGGCTATGATTTATGGTTTGGTGCATGCCATCGACATTTGGACCCAAGGTGCCCACCCGGTCCAAGTCCAGACGCAGATTTTGGAGAAGCACCAATGATGATTACCACAAAAATTAATGGGACTAAGAAAGACATTGTAGTTGCTGTTCAGAAAAGTGGGTTTGCATGGGCTCTAGATCGAGATACTGGTAGCATAGTGTGGTCTACG GAAGCTGGACCAGGAGGTCTAGGAGGAGGAGCCATGTGGGGTGCAGCCACTGATGAAAAGAGGGTCTATACTAACATTGCCAATAGCCAACATAAGAACTTCACCCTAAAACCATCTCAGAACACTACAATTGCTGGTGGATGGGTAGCAATGGAGGCGCGCAGCGGCAATATCTTATGGTCCACGGCCAATGCTAATGATGCTACCTCCCCGGCTGCAGTTACTGTGGCTAATGGTGTTGTTTTTGGTGGCTCTACTTACAAAGAAGGACCAATATATGCAATGAATGCCAAGACAGGAAAGATTTTGTGGTCGTATGATACAGGAGCAACTGTGTATGGGGGGATATCGGTAAGCAACGGATGCATCTACCTCGGAAATGGTTACAAGGTCTTTAATGGATTTGTTAACCCAAATTACACAGCTGGAACCTCGTTCTATGCCTTCTGTGTTTAA
- the LOC101301895 gene encoding uncharacterized protein LOC101301895, which translates to MKMLSRRWSFSRKLIWCRDLIRRKFYTGKRYNSEEGGWIEQLPDDVMQLILQRLPLSDYLNCRDVSRCWRAAINNKRWLPAPHQLPWLVVSSCIGRDMLASYIKIDDDDDLRINVSHQKTWKVKTDPPADCYCAGSVEGWLIITTSRSYVERFFFWNPVSGARVMLPTHHSSLGRFPKVKVVASSVPTTTECYVSCLHFRQEGCLAFCTPTDRSWTLIKAEKALEFWEIEILDGKLYALGREALEYVMVFDIHLDTHAYTSQRLVTLHPNINSIVDGGTYHRTCYLAKCCESKDLFMVLWHDRPYYQRSFQVLKLENNNKWVEIDDLGDQALFMATLNNKFITCHDKTLERNCIYFVLRKRYDYALNFGVFSLTDRSFKTMTSLRHHHRSFVGDTT; encoded by the coding sequence ATGAAGATGTTGAGCAGACGTTGGAGCTTTTCAAGAAAGTTGATATGGTGTCGTGATTTGATACGCCGCAAGTTCTACACTGGAAAACGATACAACTCGGAAGAAGGAGGTTGGATCGAGCAACTCCCAGATGACGTCATGCAACTGATTCTGCAGCGACTGCCCCTGTCGGATTATCTGAACTGTCGTGACGTAAGCCGTTGTTGGCGAGCCGCAATTAACAACAAGCGTTGGCTTCCTGCGCCTCATCAACTCCCATGGCTTGTGGTCTCTTCTTGTATAGGAAGAGACATGCTCGCATCCTACATCAAAATAGATGACGACGACGACTTGCGTATTAATGTAAGCCATCAGAAAACTTGGAAAGTAAAAACCGATCCTCCCGCAGATTGTTATTGTGCTGGATCAGTTGAGGGATGGCTGATCATAACCACTAGTAGATCATATGTTGAGAGGTTCTTCTTCTGGAATCCAGTATCAGGTGCTCGAGTTATGCTCCCAACACATCATTCCAGCCTCGGCAGGTTCCCGAAAGTAAAAGTGGTAGCCTCTTCAGTACCAACGACAACAGAGTGTTATGTGAGTTGCCTTCACTTCAGACAAGAAGGTTGTTTGGCCTTTTGCACGCCCACTGATAGATCATGGACCTTGATTAAGGCAGAGAAAGCTCTTGAATTTTGGGAGATAGAAATACTTGATGGGAAATTATATGCGCTAGGTAGAGAAGCATTAGAGTATGTGATGGTGTTTGACATCCATTTAGACACACATGCCTACACATCACAAAGGTTGGTTACTCTTCACCCCAACATTAACAGCATAGTTGATGGCGGAACCTACCACCGGACATGTTACTTGGCAAAATGTTGTGAATCAAAGGACCTGTTTATGGTTTTGTGGCATGATCGTCCGTACTACCAAAGATCATTTCAAGTGTTAAAGTTAGAGAATAATAATAAGTGGGTAGAGATTGATGACCTTGGTGATCAGGCATTGTTTATGGCCACGCTCAACAACAAATTTATCACTTGTCATGATAAAACACTTGAAAGAAACTGTATCTATTTTGTTTTACGGAAAAGATATGATTATGCACTCAACTTTGGGGTGTTTTCCTTGACAGATAGGAGCTTCAAAACCATGACTTCTCTCCGGCATCATCATCGATCTTTTGTGGGCGATACAACCTAG
- the LOC101302190 gene encoding F-box protein At2g17036-like, with protein sequence MKMLTRRSFSRKLIWCRDLIRCKFFTRKRYELEDEGEGGGWFEQLPDDIMQLILQRLPLSDYLNCREVSRSWRAAIDSKLWLPAAHPQLPRLVTSSRLGSDMLASYIKKDDDNYLRIVSHPKIWKIKTDPPANCYCAGSVEGWLIITTSRSYVERFFFWNPVSGARVKLPTHHPSRGSFPEVKVVASSVPTTTECYVSCLHFRQEGCLAFCTPTDRSWTLIKAEKALEFWEIEILDGKLYALGREALEYVMVFDIHLDTHAYTSQRLVTLHPNINSIVDGGTYYRTCYLAKCCESKDLFMVLWHDGLCRPNYQRSLQVLKLADNNKWVEINDLGDRALFMATLNNKFITCHDKTLERNLSQTLQYSFEDKRSKKTNKEE encoded by the exons ATGAAGATGTTGACCAGACGGAGTTTTTCAAGAAAGTTGATATGGTGTCGTGATTTGATCCGCTGCAAGTTCTTCACTAGAAAACGATACGAGTTAGAAGACGAAGGAGAAGGAGGAGGTTGGTTCGAGCAACTCCCAGATGACATCATGCAACTGATTCTGCAGCGACTGCCCCTGTCGGATTATCTGAATTGTCGTGAGGTAAGCCGTAGTTGGCGAGCCGCAATTGACAGCAAGCTTTGGCTTCCTGCTGCTCATCCTCAACTCCCAAGGCTTGTGACCAGTTCTAGACTAGGAAGCGACATGCTTGCATCCTACATCAAAAAAGATGATGATAACTACTTGCGTATTGTAAGCCATCCGAAAATTTGGAAAATAAAAACCGATCCTCCCGCAAATTGTTATTGTGCTGGATCAGTTGAGGGATGGCTGATCATAACCACTAGTAGATCATATGTTGAGAGGTTCTTCTTCTGGAATCCAGTATCAGGTGCTCGAGTTAAGCTCCCAACACATCATCCCAGCCGCGGCAGTTTCCCGGAAGTAAAAGTAGTAGCCTCTTCAGTACCAACGACAACAGAGTGTTATGTGAGTTGCCTTCACTTCAGACAAGAAGGTTGTTTGGCCTTTTGCACGCCCACTGATAGATCATGGACCTTGATTAAGGCAGAGAAAGCTCTTGAATTTTGGGAGATAGAAATACTTGATGGGAAATTATATGCGCTAGGTAGAGAAGCATTAGAGTATGTGATGGTGTTTGACATCCATTTAGACACACATGCCTACACATCACAAAGGTTGGTTACTCTTCACCCCAACATTAACAGCATAGTTGATGGCGGAACCTACTACCGGACATGTTACTTGGCAAAATGTTGTGAATCAAAGGACCTGTTTATGGTTTTGTGGCATGATGGTCTATGTCGTCCGAACTACCAAAGATCATTGCAAGTGTTAAAGTTAGCGGACAATAATAAGTGGGTAGAGATTAATGACCTTGGTGATCGGGCATTGTTTATGGCCACGCTCAACAACAAATTTATCACTTGTCATGATAAAACACTTGAAAGAAACT TGTCTCAAACTCTTCAGTACTCTTTTGAAGACAAGAGAAGCAAGAAAACAAACAAGGAAGAATGA